The Drosophila bipectinata strain 14024-0381.07 chromosome 2L, DbipHiC1v2, whole genome shotgun sequence genome has a segment encoding these proteins:
- the MRP gene encoding multidrug resistance-associated protein 1 isoform X13, which translates to MEVNPSSPMDEFCGSTFWNSTETWWTNDPDFTPCFEQTVLVWTPCAFYWLFVVFDFYYLKASLDRNIPWNKLNVSKALVNVGLLVLTALDLIMALIKKGGDDQPPLYKLDVWGPIIKFATFLLIFLFIPLNRKYGVQTTGCQFLFWFLLTVLSIPRCRTEVRADNLRQQQSEDLDFSWDEYQYASFFVFFTFTCLMLILNCFADGLPRQTKYQRGENEIPELSASFLSRITYQWFDKMALKGYRNPLEEKDLWDLRPQDSCSEVMPVFAYHWNQNVRKNYKGRARVEPKAQFSNGNVTFENPHGEKNGRKKGVASIMPPIYKSFGGVFLFGALMKLFTDCLTFAQPQVLSLIISFVEDQEKDKQPEWKGIMYSVLLFVLAAAQTFILGQYFHRMFIVGLRIRTALINAIYRKALRISNSTKKESTVGEIVNLMAVDAQRFMELTTYLNMIWSAPLQIGLALFFLWQQLGPSVLAGLAVMIILIPVNGVIASRIKTYQIRQMKYKDERVKLMNEVLSGIKVLKLYAWEPSFEKQVLDIRDKEIATLRSTAYLNASTSFLWSCAPFLVSLVTFATYVLTSEANQLSVEKVFVSLALFDIMKIPLTVLPMLSVDIAETQVSVNRINKFLNSEELDPNSVLHDPSKPHPMSIENGEFSWGDEITLRNINIEVHKSSLVALVGTVGSGKSSVVQAFLGEMEKLAGVVNTVGKLAYVPQQAWIQNATVRDNILFGQTYDRKRYNKVIDACALRADIDILSAGDLTEIGEKGINLSGGQKQRISLARAVYSDADLYLLDDPLSAVDAHVGKHIFEEVIGPKGMLARKSRVLVTHGVTFLPQVDSIYVMKSGEISESGTFDQLVKNKGAFADFIIQHLQDGNEEEEELNQIKRQISSTADDPELIGSVEKAIKLARTESLSDSISVTSADSLMGRGNSLRRRTKRQDSHDSVASAASLKKKQEVEGKLIETEKSQTGGVDFAVYKHYIKSVGVFLSVATLVLNFVFQAFQIGSNLWLTKWANDENVSNDTSLRDMYLGVYGAFGFGQVVCNYGAAITLFTATLHASSRVFHRLFNNILHCPSEFFDTTPKGRLLDRCSNDINCLDLVLPINIRMVLNTAFQVLATIVVISLSTPIFLAVIVPIAFLYYFAQRFYVATSRQLMRLESVSRSPIYSHFGETVTGASTIRAYNVGDRFIEESDAKVDKNQVCKYPSVIANRWLAIRLEMVGNLIILFASLFAVLGGQTNPGLVGLSVSYALQVTQTLNWLVRMTSDIETNIVSVERIKEYGETKQEAPWELEADKSKPKNWPEEGRVEFQNFQVRYREGLDLVLRGVSFNIKGGEKVGIVGRTGAGKSSLTLALFRIIESAGGRIAIDGVDIATMGLHMLRSRLTIIPQDPVLFSGSLRINLDPFEVKTDDEIWKALELSHLKSFVKSLAAGLNHEIAEGGENLSVGQRQLVCLARALLRKTKVLVLDEATAAVDLETDDLIQKTIRTEFKECTVLTIAHRLNTILDSDKVIVLDKGQITEFASPTELLDNPKSAFYSMAKDANLV; encoded by the exons ATGGAGGTGAACCCAAGTTCGCCGATGGACGAGTTCTGCGGTTCCACATTCTGG AACTCAACGGAAACATGGTGGACCAACGATCCAGACTTTACTCCCTGCTTTGAACAAACCGTGCTAGTATGGACGCCTTGCGCCTTCTACTGGCTTTTCGTGGTCTTCGATTTCTACTACTTGAAGGCCAGCTTAGACCGCAACATACCCTGGAACAAGTTAAACGTGAGCAAGGCCCTGGTAAATGTAGGTCTGCTGGTTCTTACTGCCCTGGACTTAATTATGGCCCTCATCAAGAAGGGGGGCGACGACCAGCCGCCGCTGTATAAGCTGGACGTGTGGGGACCCATCATCAAATTCGCCACCTTCCTACTTATCTTCTTGTTCATCCCACTGAATCGAAAGTATGGCGTGCAGACAACAGGCTGCCAGTTTTTGTTCTGGTTCCTGCTTACTGTTCTTTCGATACCGCGCTGCAGAACCGAAGTCCGCGCGGACAACTTGCGTCAACAGCAGTCGGAGGATTTGGATTTCTCCTGGGACGAGTACCAGTACGCCAGTTTCTTCGTCTTCTTCACCTTCACCTGCCTTATGCTGATCCTCAACTGTTTTGCTGACGGCTTGCCGAGGCAAACCAAGTACCAGCGAGGTGAAAATGAGATTCCCGAGCTGTCGGCCAGTTTCCTCTCTAGGATCACTTATCAATGGTTCGACAAAATGGCACTCAAGGGCTACCGAAACCCACTCGAGGAGAAGGATCTGTGGGATCTGCGTCCGCAAGACAGCTGCTCCGAGGTAATGCCTGTTTTCGCCTACCACTGGAATCAAAATGTGCGCAAGAACTACAAGGGAAGAGCTCGCGTGGAGCCCAAGGCCCAGTTCAGCAATGGCAATGTCACCTTCGAGAACCCCCACGGCGAGAAGAACGGCCGCAAGAAGGGTGTGGCCAGTATCATGCCGCCCATCTACAAGTCGTTCGGAGGCGTCTTTTTGTTTGGTGCTTTGATGAAGTTGTTCACTGACTGCTTGACTTTTGCCCAGCCCCAGGTCTTGAGTCTAATCATTAGTTTCGTAGAGGATCAAGAAAAAGACAAACAGCCTGAATGGAAGGGCATTATGTACTCCGTTCTGCTCTTCGTTTTGGCTGCTGCTCAGACTTTCATTCTGGGCCAGTACTTCCACCGGATGTTCATAGTGGGCTTGAGAATTAGGACCGCTCTCATCAATGCCATATACCGCAAAGCCCTGCGCATTTCCAACTCCACAAAGAAGGAGTCCACAGTTGGCGAAATTGTCAATCTAATGGCTGTCGACGCACAGCGCTTCATGGAGTTGACCACCTACCTGAACATGATCTGGTCGGCTCCCCTACAGATTGGTCTAGCCCTGTTCTTCCTCTGGCAACAGCTGGGACCGTCTGTGTTGGCCGGTCTTGCCGTGATGATCATCCTAATCCCCGTGAACGGAGTGATTGCCAGCCGCATCAAAACCTATCAGATCCGACAAATGAAGTACAAGGACGAGCGCGTCAAGCTGATGAATGAAGTTCTGAGTGGTATCAAG GTTCTTAAACTGTACGCCTGGGAGCCGAGCTTCGAGAAGCAAGTTCTGGACATTCGTGACAAGGAAATCGCCACCCTGCGATCTACCGCCTATCTGAACGCCAGTACATCCTTCCTGTGGTCCTGCGCTCCATTCCTG GTTTCCTTGGTCACGTTTGCGACTTACGTGCTAACCAGCGAGGCGAATCAGCTGAGCGTCGAGAAGGTGTTCGTCTCACTCGCCCTCTTTGACATTATGAAAATCCCGCTGACCGTCTTGCCTATGCTGAGTGTTGACATAGCCGAG ACGCAAGTTTCTGTAAACCGTATAAACAAGTTCCTGAACAGTGAGGAACTGGACCCCAACAGCGTTCTCCATGATCCCTCCAAGc CCCATCCCATGAGCATTGAAAATGGTGAGTTCTCCTGGGGCGACGAGATCACTCTCCGCAACATCAACATCGAGGTGCACAAGAGCAGCTTGGTTGCGTTGGTGGGCACTGTGGGCTCTGGCAAGTCGTCCGTTGTACAGGCCTTCCTCGGCGAAATGGAGAAGCTTGCGGGCGTTGTCAACACGGTGGGCAAGCTGGCCTATGTGCCGCAGCAGGCGTGGATCCAGAATGCTACTGTGAGGGACAACATTCTCTTCGGGCAAACCTACGACCGGAAGCGCTACAACAAGGTTATTGACGCCTGTGCCCTGCGCGCCGACATTGACATCCTGTCAGCTGGGGATCTCACGGAAATAGGTGAAAAGGGTATCAATCTCTCAGGTGGCCAAAAGCAGCGTATCTCCTTGGCCCGCGCCGTCTACAGCGATGCCGATCTGTATCTGCTGGACGATCCTCTCAGCGCCGTCGATGCCCACGTGGGCAAGCACATTTTCGAGGAGGTTATCGGACCCAAGGGCATGCTGGCCCGCAAGTCCCGAGTTCTCGTCACCCATGGCGTTACCTTCCTGCCCCAGGTGGACAGCATTTATGTGATGAAGTCCGGTGAGATTAGCGAGAGCGGCACTTTCGATCAGCTGGTGAAGAACAAGGGCGCGTTCGCCGACTTCATCATCCAGCATCTGCAGGATGGcaatgaggaggaggaggagcttaACCAGATCAAACGCCAGATCTCCAGCACCGCAGATGACCCTGAGTTGATTGGCAGTGTCGAAAAGGCCATCAAGTTGGCCCGAACGGAGAGCCTATCGGATTCTAT CTCTGTTACTTCGGCGGATAGTTTGATGGGAAGAGGTAACAGCCTCCGGCGACGTACCAAACGCCAGGACTCGCACGATTCCGTTGCCTCGGCAGCTTCGCTAAAGAAAAAGCAGGAGGTCGAGGGCAAGCTGATCGAGACTGAAAAATCCCAAACTGGTGGCGTCGATTTCGCCGTTTATAAGCACTACATCAAGAGCGTGGGCGTCTTCCTGTCTGTGGCCACCCTGGTGCTGAACTTTGTTTTCCAAGCATTCCAAATCGGCTCGAATCTCTGGCTCACCAAGTGGGCCAACGACGAAAATGTTTCAAACGACACTAGCCTCAGGGACATGTATCTGGGTGTTTACGGCGCGTTTGGTTTTGGTCAAG TTGTATGCAATTACGGCGCCGCCATCACCCTTTTCACAGCCACCCTACACGCCTCATCCAGAGTTTTTCATCGACTTTTTAACAACATTTTGCACTGTCCCTCTGAGTTCTTTGATACCACGCCCAAAGGCCGGTTATTGGATCGCTGTTCCAACGATATAAACTGCTTGGACTTGGTATTGCCAATTAATATACGAATGGTCCTAAACACGGCGTTTCAG GTTTTGGCTACCATTGTGGTTATTAGCTTGTCCACACCCATTTTCCTGGCAGTGATCGTTCCGATCGCCTTCCTGTACTATTTTGCCCAGCGCTTCTATGTAGCCACCTCCCGACAACTGATGCGTCTGGAATCCGTCTCCCGATCTCCAATCTACTCTCACTTTGGTGAAACCGTCACTGGAGCTTCAACAATTCGTGCTTACAACGTGGGAGATCG TTTCATTGAGGAATCCGACGCCAAGGTGGACAAGAACCAAGTGTGCAAGTATCCTTCGGTGATAGCCAACCGTTGGTTGGCCATCCGTCTGGAGATGGTGGGTAACTTGATTATCCTGTTTGCCTCCCTCTTCGCCGTCTTGGGAGGCCAAACCAATCCTGGCCTGGTGGGTCTCTCGGTGAGCTACGCCTTGCAGGTGACCCAAACGCTCAACTGGCTGGTGCGCATGACCTCCGACATCGAGACGAATATCGTTTCTGTGGAACGTATCAAGGAGTACGGAGAGACCAAGCAGGAAGCTCCTTGGGAGCTGGAGGCTGATAAGAGCAAGCCCAAGAACTGGCCGGAAGAAGGACGTGTAGAGTTCCAAAACTTCCAGGTGCGCTACCGCGAGGGTCTGGACCTGGTGCTCCGTGGCGTTAGCTTCAATATCAAGGGTGGCGAGAAGGTCGGCATTGTGGGACGCACGGGAGCTGGAAAGTCTAGTCTTACCCTGGCATTGTTCAG AATCATTGAATCTGCCGGCGGACGCATCGCTATCGATGGAGTGGACATTGCCACCATGGGTCTTCACATGCTCCGTTCCCGCCTGACGATCATTCCACAGGATCCCGTTCTCTTCTCCGGCTCGCTGCGAATCAATTTGGATCCCTTCGAGGTTAAGACCGACGATGAGATTTGGAAGGCTCTGGAGCTTTCCCACTTGAAGTCGTTTGTCAAGAGCTTGGCAGCGGGTCTGAACCACGAAATCGCCGAGGGTGGGGAAAATCTTTCGGTGGGTCAAAGGCAGCTGGTGTGCTTGGCTCGCGCTCTGCTGCGCAAGACCAAGGTCCTGGTTCTCGATGAAGCCACTGCTGCTGTGGACTTGGAAACAGATGATCTGATTCAG AAAACCATCCGTACAGAGTTCAAGGAATGCACTGTTCTGACAATTGCCCATCGTTTGAACACTATTTTGGACTCTGACAAGGTCATTGTGCTGGACAAGGGTCAGATTACGGAGTTCGCGTCGCCGACGGAGCTGCTGGACAACCCGAAATCCGCATTCTACAGCATGGCCAAGGACGCCAACCTAGTTTAA
- the MRP gene encoding multidrug resistance-associated protein 1 isoform X17, whose translation MEVNPSSPMDEFCGSTFWNSTETWWTNDPDFTPCFEQTVLVWTPCAFYWLFVVFDFYYLKASLDRNIPWNKLNVSKALVNVGLLVLTALDLIMALIKKGGDDQPPLYKLDVWGPIIKFATFLLIFLFIPLNRKYGVQTTGCQFLFWFLLTVLSIPRCRTEVRADNLRQQQSEDLDFSWDEYQYASFFVFFTFTCLMLILNCFADGLPRQTKYQRGENEIPELSASFLSRITYQWFDKMALKGYRNPLEEKDLWDLRPQDSCSEVMPVFAYHWNQNVRKNYKGRARVEPKAQFSNGNVTFENPHGEKNGRKKGVASIMPPIYKSFGGVFLFGALMKLFTDCLTFAQPQVLSLIISFVEDQEKDKQPEWKGIMYSVLLFVLAAAQTFILGQYFHRMFIVGLRIRTALINAIYRKALRISNSTKKESTVGEIVNLMAVDAQRFMELTTYLNMIWSAPLQIGLALFFLWQQLGPSVLAGLAVMIILIPVNGVIASRIKTYQIRQMKYKDERVKLMNEVLSGIKVLKLYAWEPSFEKQVLDIRDKEIATLRSTAYLNASTSFLWSCAPFLVSLVTFATYVLTSEANQLSVEKVFVSLALFDIMKIPLTVLPMLSVDIAETQVSVNRINKFLNSEELDPNSVLHDPSKPHPMSIENGEFSWGDEITLRNINIEVHKSSLVALVGTVGSGKSSVVQAFLGEMEKLAGVVNTVGKLAYVPQQAWIQNATVRDNILFGQTYDRKRYNKVIDACALRADIDILSAGDLTEIGEKGINLSGGQKQRISLARAVYSDADLYLLDDPLSAVDAHVGKHIFEEVIGPKGMLARKSRVLVTHGVTFLPQVDSIYVMKSGEISESGTFDQLVKNKGAFADFIIQHLQDGNEEEEELNQIKRQISSTADDPELIGSVEKAIKLARTESLSDSISVTSADSLMGRGNSLRRRTKRQDSHDSVASAASLKKKQEVEGKLIETEKSQTGGVDFAVYKHYIKSVGVFLSVATLVLNFVFQAFQIGSNLWLTKWANDENVSNDTSLRDMYLGVYGAFGFGQVVSKYLAGLALAIGGLHCSMDVFTKLLSTGLKWPMELFDTTPLGRILSRYSKDIDTVDGVLPMITVQLLNTCFGVLATIVVISLSTPIFLAVIVPIAFLYYFAQRFYVATSRQLMRLESVSRSPIYSHFGETVTGASTIRAYNVGDRFIEESDAKVDKNQVCKYPSVIANRWLAIRLEMVGNLIILFASLFAVLGGQTNPGLVGLSVSYALQVTQTLNWLVRMTSDIETNIVSVERIKEYGETKQEAPWELEADKSKPKNWPEEGRVEFQNFQVRYREGLDLVLRGVSFNIKGGEKVGIVGRTGAGKSSLTLALFRIIESAGGRIAIDGVDIATMGLHMLRSRLTIIPQDPVLFSGSLRINLDPFEVKTDDEIWKALELSHLKSFVKSLAAGLNHEIAEGGENLSVGQRQLVCLARALLRKTKVLVLDEATAAVDLETDDLIQKTIRTEFKECTVLTIAHRLNTILDSDKVIVLDKGQITEFASPTELLDNPKSAFYSMAKDANLV comes from the exons ATGGAGGTGAACCCAAGTTCGCCGATGGACGAGTTCTGCGGTTCCACATTCTGG AACTCAACGGAAACATGGTGGACCAACGATCCAGACTTTACTCCCTGCTTTGAACAAACCGTGCTAGTATGGACGCCTTGCGCCTTCTACTGGCTTTTCGTGGTCTTCGATTTCTACTACTTGAAGGCCAGCTTAGACCGCAACATACCCTGGAACAAGTTAAACGTGAGCAAGGCCCTGGTAAATGTAGGTCTGCTGGTTCTTACTGCCCTGGACTTAATTATGGCCCTCATCAAGAAGGGGGGCGACGACCAGCCGCCGCTGTATAAGCTGGACGTGTGGGGACCCATCATCAAATTCGCCACCTTCCTACTTATCTTCTTGTTCATCCCACTGAATCGAAAGTATGGCGTGCAGACAACAGGCTGCCAGTTTTTGTTCTGGTTCCTGCTTACTGTTCTTTCGATACCGCGCTGCAGAACCGAAGTCCGCGCGGACAACTTGCGTCAACAGCAGTCGGAGGATTTGGATTTCTCCTGGGACGAGTACCAGTACGCCAGTTTCTTCGTCTTCTTCACCTTCACCTGCCTTATGCTGATCCTCAACTGTTTTGCTGACGGCTTGCCGAGGCAAACCAAGTACCAGCGAGGTGAAAATGAGATTCCCGAGCTGTCGGCCAGTTTCCTCTCTAGGATCACTTATCAATGGTTCGACAAAATGGCACTCAAGGGCTACCGAAACCCACTCGAGGAGAAGGATCTGTGGGATCTGCGTCCGCAAGACAGCTGCTCCGAGGTAATGCCTGTTTTCGCCTACCACTGGAATCAAAATGTGCGCAAGAACTACAAGGGAAGAGCTCGCGTGGAGCCCAAGGCCCAGTTCAGCAATGGCAATGTCACCTTCGAGAACCCCCACGGCGAGAAGAACGGCCGCAAGAAGGGTGTGGCCAGTATCATGCCGCCCATCTACAAGTCGTTCGGAGGCGTCTTTTTGTTTGGTGCTTTGATGAAGTTGTTCACTGACTGCTTGACTTTTGCCCAGCCCCAGGTCTTGAGTCTAATCATTAGTTTCGTAGAGGATCAAGAAAAAGACAAACAGCCTGAATGGAAGGGCATTATGTACTCCGTTCTGCTCTTCGTTTTGGCTGCTGCTCAGACTTTCATTCTGGGCCAGTACTTCCACCGGATGTTCATAGTGGGCTTGAGAATTAGGACCGCTCTCATCAATGCCATATACCGCAAAGCCCTGCGCATTTCCAACTCCACAAAGAAGGAGTCCACAGTTGGCGAAATTGTCAATCTAATGGCTGTCGACGCACAGCGCTTCATGGAGTTGACCACCTACCTGAACATGATCTGGTCGGCTCCCCTACAGATTGGTCTAGCCCTGTTCTTCCTCTGGCAACAGCTGGGACCGTCTGTGTTGGCCGGTCTTGCCGTGATGATCATCCTAATCCCCGTGAACGGAGTGATTGCCAGCCGCATCAAAACCTATCAGATCCGACAAATGAAGTACAAGGACGAGCGCGTCAAGCTGATGAATGAAGTTCTGAGTGGTATCAAG GTTCTTAAACTGTACGCCTGGGAGCCGAGCTTCGAGAAGCAAGTTCTGGACATTCGTGACAAGGAAATCGCCACCCTGCGATCTACCGCCTATCTGAACGCCAGTACATCCTTCCTGTGGTCCTGCGCTCCATTCCTG GTTTCCTTGGTCACGTTTGCGACTTACGTGCTAACCAGCGAGGCGAATCAGCTGAGCGTCGAGAAGGTGTTCGTCTCACTCGCCCTCTTTGACATTATGAAAATCCCGCTGACCGTCTTGCCTATGCTGAGTGTTGACATAGCCGAG ACGCAAGTTTCTGTAAACCGTATAAACAAGTTCCTGAACAGTGAGGAACTGGACCCCAACAGCGTTCTCCATGATCCCTCCAAGc CCCATCCCATGAGCATTGAAAATGGTGAGTTCTCCTGGGGCGACGAGATCACTCTCCGCAACATCAACATCGAGGTGCACAAGAGCAGCTTGGTTGCGTTGGTGGGCACTGTGGGCTCTGGCAAGTCGTCCGTTGTACAGGCCTTCCTCGGCGAAATGGAGAAGCTTGCGGGCGTTGTCAACACGGTGGGCAAGCTGGCCTATGTGCCGCAGCAGGCGTGGATCCAGAATGCTACTGTGAGGGACAACATTCTCTTCGGGCAAACCTACGACCGGAAGCGCTACAACAAGGTTATTGACGCCTGTGCCCTGCGCGCCGACATTGACATCCTGTCAGCTGGGGATCTCACGGAAATAGGTGAAAAGGGTATCAATCTCTCAGGTGGCCAAAAGCAGCGTATCTCCTTGGCCCGCGCCGTCTACAGCGATGCCGATCTGTATCTGCTGGACGATCCTCTCAGCGCCGTCGATGCCCACGTGGGCAAGCACATTTTCGAGGAGGTTATCGGACCCAAGGGCATGCTGGCCCGCAAGTCCCGAGTTCTCGTCACCCATGGCGTTACCTTCCTGCCCCAGGTGGACAGCATTTATGTGATGAAGTCCGGTGAGATTAGCGAGAGCGGCACTTTCGATCAGCTGGTGAAGAACAAGGGCGCGTTCGCCGACTTCATCATCCAGCATCTGCAGGATGGcaatgaggaggaggaggagcttaACCAGATCAAACGCCAGATCTCCAGCACCGCAGATGACCCTGAGTTGATTGGCAGTGTCGAAAAGGCCATCAAGTTGGCCCGAACGGAGAGCCTATCGGATTCTAT CTCTGTTACTTCGGCGGATAGTTTGATGGGAAGAGGTAACAGCCTCCGGCGACGTACCAAACGCCAGGACTCGCACGATTCCGTTGCCTCGGCAGCTTCGCTAAAGAAAAAGCAGGAGGTCGAGGGCAAGCTGATCGAGACTGAAAAATCCCAAACTGGTGGCGTCGATTTCGCCGTTTATAAGCACTACATCAAGAGCGTGGGCGTCTTCCTGTCTGTGGCCACCCTGGTGCTGAACTTTGTTTTCCAAGCATTCCAAATCGGCTCGAATCTCTGGCTCACCAAGTGGGCCAACGACGAAAATGTTTCAAACGACACTAGCCTCAGGGACATGTATCTGGGTGTTTACGGCGCGTTTGGTTTTGGTCAAG TGGTGTCAAAATATTTGGCCGGCCTAGCTTTGGCGATCGGAGGGCTGCACTGCTCCATGGATGTGTTCACCAAGCTGCTGAGCACGGGCCTCAAGTGGCCGATGGAACTGTTCGATACGACGCCCCTAGGTCGCATTCTGAGTCGCTACTCCAAGGATATCGACACGGTTGATGGCGTGTTGCCAATGATAACTGTTCAGTTACTGAACACCTGTTTCGGG GTTTTGGCTACCATTGTGGTTATTAGCTTGTCCACACCCATTTTCCTGGCAGTGATCGTTCCGATCGCCTTCCTGTACTATTTTGCCCAGCGCTTCTATGTAGCCACCTCCCGACAACTGATGCGTCTGGAATCCGTCTCCCGATCTCCAATCTACTCTCACTTTGGTGAAACCGTCACTGGAGCTTCAACAATTCGTGCTTACAACGTGGGAGATCG TTTCATTGAGGAATCCGACGCCAAGGTGGACAAGAACCAAGTGTGCAAGTATCCTTCGGTGATAGCCAACCGTTGGTTGGCCATCCGTCTGGAGATGGTGGGTAACTTGATTATCCTGTTTGCCTCCCTCTTCGCCGTCTTGGGAGGCCAAACCAATCCTGGCCTGGTGGGTCTCTCGGTGAGCTACGCCTTGCAGGTGACCCAAACGCTCAACTGGCTGGTGCGCATGACCTCCGACATCGAGACGAATATCGTTTCTGTGGAACGTATCAAGGAGTACGGAGAGACCAAGCAGGAAGCTCCTTGGGAGCTGGAGGCTGATAAGAGCAAGCCCAAGAACTGGCCGGAAGAAGGACGTGTAGAGTTCCAAAACTTCCAGGTGCGCTACCGCGAGGGTCTGGACCTGGTGCTCCGTGGCGTTAGCTTCAATATCAAGGGTGGCGAGAAGGTCGGCATTGTGGGACGCACGGGAGCTGGAAAGTCTAGTCTTACCCTGGCATTGTTCAG AATCATTGAATCTGCCGGCGGACGCATCGCTATCGATGGAGTGGACATTGCCACCATGGGTCTTCACATGCTCCGTTCCCGCCTGACGATCATTCCACAGGATCCCGTTCTCTTCTCCGGCTCGCTGCGAATCAATTTGGATCCCTTCGAGGTTAAGACCGACGATGAGATTTGGAAGGCTCTGGAGCTTTCCCACTTGAAGTCGTTTGTCAAGAGCTTGGCAGCGGGTCTGAACCACGAAATCGCCGAGGGTGGGGAAAATCTTTCGGTGGGTCAAAGGCAGCTGGTGTGCTTGGCTCGCGCTCTGCTGCGCAAGACCAAGGTCCTGGTTCTCGATGAAGCCACTGCTGCTGTGGACTTGGAAACAGATGATCTGATTCAG AAAACCATCCGTACAGAGTTCAAGGAATGCACTGTTCTGACAATTGCCCATCGTTTGAACACTATTTTGGACTCTGACAAGGTCATTGTGCTGGACAAGGGTCAGATTACGGAGTTCGCGTCGCCGACGGAGCTGCTGGACAACCCGAAATCCGCATTCTACAGCATGGCCAAGGACGCCAACCTAGTTTAA